TCTACGACCCGGCGCTCATGACAACGGCGGCGTGCGCGAGCCACATCACCTATCTCGACGGTGACGCCGGCATCCTTCGTTACCGCGGCTACCCGATCGAGCAGCTGGCCGAACGGTCGAGCTACCTCGAGGTGTCCTACCTGCTCATCCACGGCGAGCTCCCCACCCAGAAGGAGCACGAGCAGTGGGTGCACGACATCACGAACCACACGTACATCCACGAGAACGTACGCAAGCGGTTCCTCGAGGGCTTCCACTACGACGCGCACCCGATGGGCATGCTCGTCTCCGCGGTGGCCGCGCTGTCGACCTTCTACCTCGACGCCAAGGCCATCCACGACCCCGAGAGCCGCTACAAGCAGGTGCTGCGGTTGATCGCCAAGATGCCGACGCTGGCTGCGGCCGCCCATCGCTTCAGCGTCGGCATGCCCTTCGTCTATCCCGACAACTCGCTTCCCTTCGCGGCGAACTTCCTGTCGATGATGTGGAAGGTGGCCGAGCCCCGCTTCGACGCCAACCCGCAGCTGGCGCACGCGCTCGACGTGCTCTTCATCCTGCACGCCGACCACGAGCAGAACTGCTCGACGACGGCGATGCGCACCGTCGCGTCCGCTCACGCCGACCCGTACTCCTGCTGCGCGGCGGCGTGTGCGGCGCTCTACGGGCCGCGCCACGGTGGGGCCAACGAGGCGGTGATCCGCATGCTCACCGAGATCGGGTCGCTCGACAACGTCGACGACTTCGTCGCGAGCGTGAAGCAGGGCAACGGTCGCCTGCAGGGATTCGGACACCGCGTCTACAAGAGCTACGACCCACGCGCCCGCATCGTGAAGCAGACCGCGGACGAGGTGTTCGAGATCACCGGCAAGAACCCGCTCCTCGACATCGCGCTCAAGCTCGAAGAGGTGGCGCTGTCCGACGAGTACTTCACCTCGCGCAAGCTCTATCCCAACGTCGACTTCTACTCGGGCCTGATCTACCAGGCGATGGGCTTCCCGATCGAGATGTTCCCGGTGCTGTTCGCGATCCCGCGCACGTCGGGCTGGCTGGCGCACTGGCTCGAGCTGCTCGAGCAGGACCAGCGCATCGCCCGCCCCCGCCAGCTCTACATCGGCCCCGACGAGCGCCCCTACGTGCCGCTCGACAAGCGGTAGCGGGGGTGACGCGGCACCAGCTGGCTGTCGCCCGCGTGCGACCACGGACAGTATCCTGACGCCGACCACCCGCACCTCGGCCTCGGCGCCGACGACCACGACGAGAGCACCCTGACCTACGAGCGCGACGGCGCGGACACCCTGGCCTCCTACGCCGCCGAGATGACCCGCGCCGGGTTGCTCTCGGCCGAGGAGGAGCGGGCGCTCGCACTCGCCATCCGGGCCGGGCGGCGGGCGGCGTCGGCCGTGGTGCTCCCGGGCGACGGCGAGGGTCAGCTGCGGGTGCGAGAGGCCATTCGGGCCGGGCTCGACGCCCGGCACCGGCTCATCTCGGCCAACCTCGGATGGGTCATCACCCTCTCCCGGCGGGCCTACGCGGGCTCCGTGTCGATCGACGAGCTCCTCCAGGCCGGGGTGATCGGCCTGCTGCTGGCCGTCGAGCACTTCGACCCCGCCCGGGGCCGCTTCACGACCTACGCCACGTTCCTGGTGCGTCAGGAGATCCATCGGGCCATCGAGGACGCGGGACCGGGTCTGCGCCTGCGCCTGAAGGTGCGGCGCGAGGCGGCGCAGGTGCACGCGGCCCGCCAGGAGCTGCGCCCGCTGCTGGGCCGCTCGCCGTCGCAGACCGAGGTCGCCAAGGCCACGGGGCTCTCCGAGGCGGCCGTTCGCCGGGTCATGCCCGTTGGCATCGCCCCGGTCTCGCTCGACGCAGACGACCGCTCCGTCGACGTGATGCTGCAGGACCCCGGGGCCCGGGTGGAGGAGGAGGTCATGGCCAAGGCGCGTGCATCCGCGGCGCGCGTGCTGCTCGGCGCCCTCACGCCTCACCAGCAGCGGGTCGTCCGGCTCCGCTTCGGCCTCGACGACGGCGAGGAGCGCAACCGGGCCGAGGTCGGACGCCTGCTCAGCGTCTCCCGCGAGCGGGTGCGCCAGATCGAGCTCGAGGCGTTCGAGCGCCTGAGGCGGGCCGCCCGGGTCCAGGGCCTGGGCGAGCTCGTCGGCTGATGCAGATCGGCGCCCACGTCAAGACCGGTGACCCTCTCGCGGCGGCCGCGGAGACGGGCGCCGACCTCGTGCAGATCTTCGTGTCCGACCCCCAGAGCTGGAAGACGCCGAAGCCACGGGCCGACGCGGACGAGCTCAAGGCGTCGGGTGTCCCGATCTACGTGCACTCGCCCTACCTGGTGAACCTGGCGTCGCCGAACAACAAGATCCGCATCCCCAGCCGCAAGATCCTCCAGGAGTGCTGCGACGCGGCGGCCGACCTGCAGGCGCGAGCGGTGATCGTGCACGGCGGGCACGTCACCGCCGACGACTCCGTCGAGGCGGGCGTCGACCGATGGGTCAAGGCGCTCGATCAGCTCACGACGACGGTGCCGATCTTCCTCGAGAACACGGCCGGGGGCGATCACGCAATGGCCCGCCACTTCGACACGATCGCGAGGTTGTGGGACGCGATCGGCGACCGGGTGGGGTTCTGCCTCGACACCTGCCACGCGCACGCCGCGGGTGAGGATCTCGCCGGTGCGGTCGAGCGCATCCTCGCCATCACCGGCCGCATCGACCTCGTGCACTGCAACGACTCCAAGGACCCCCTGGGGTCGGGCCGCGACCGCCACGAGCACCTCGGGTCGGGCACGATCCCGCCCGACATGCTGGCCGAGGTGGTGCGCAACGCGGGCGCGCCCGTCGTCTGCGAGACGCCGCCCGACGGCCAGAAGGACGACATCGCGTGGGTGCGTGAACAGGTCGACTGACGCCGCTCAGCCCGCGTCGGCGCCCGCGGGCGCGTCGACGTCGAGCGGTCGCACCAGGCCCTCCTGGGCCACCGAGACCACGAGCGCGCCGTCGCGCGTGTAGATCGATCCGCGCGCGAACCCGCGCGCGCCCGAAGCCGACGGGCTCTCCATGTCGTACAGCAGCCACTCGTCGGCCCGGAACGGCCGGTGGAACCACATGGCATGGTCGAGGCTCGCCATCATCAGCCGGTGATGGTCCTCGAACGCGCTCAGCGCGTGGGGCAGGGTCGTCGTGTCGAGCAGCGTCAGGTCGGACGCGTACGCCACCACGCACGCGTGGAGCAGCGGTTCGTCGGGCAGCCGTCCGTCGGCGCGCATCCACACCTGCTGCGCAGGCGGGAGCGGCTCGCGCCCGCGGCGCTCCATCGGGCTCCCCGACACGTGGCGGATGTCGATCGGGCGGTCGCGGTCGTACCAGTCGCCGAGCGTCTCCTTGAACGGCTCCATGCGCTCCTTGAACGTCGCCAGCGACTCGGGGTCGGGCACGTCGGGCATCGGCAGCTGATGGTCCGGCCCCTGCTCGTCGACGTGGAACGACGCCGACAGGTTGAAGATCGCGCGTCCGTGCTGGATCGCTACCACGCGGCGCGTGGTGAAGGAGCGGCCGTCGCGTATGCGGTCGACGTCGTAGAGGATCGGGATGTTGGGGTCGCCCGGGCGCAGGAAGTACGCGTGCAGCGAGTGCACGGTTCCCTGCGCGACCGTCCGTCCCGCGGCGACGAGGGCCTGGCCCGCCACCTGTCCGCCGAAGACGCGCTGACGGTCCTCTTTCGGGCTGACGCCCCGGAAGATGTTGACCTCGATGGGCTCGAGGTCGAGGAGCGCGCAGAGCTCGTCGACGGCGTCCTGAGTCATGCAAAGGTCTAGCCTCCCGGCTCATGCCGACGACAACCTCGTTCCCCGACGGCTTCCTCTGGGGCACGGC
This window of the Actinomycetota bacterium genome carries:
- a CDS encoding citrate synthase, encoding MPDSVTITDNRTGQAIEIPIENGGIDAAQWRKLLPGVWLYDPALMTTAACASHITYLDGDAGILRYRGYPIEQLAERSSYLEVSYLLIHGELPTQKEHEQWVHDITNHTYIHENVRKRFLEGFHYDAHPMGMLVSAVAALSTFYLDAKAIHDPESRYKQVLRLIAKMPTLAAAAHRFSVGMPFVYPDNSLPFAANFLSMMWKVAEPRFDANPQLAHALDVLFILHADHEQNCSTTAMRTVASAHADPYSCCAAACAALYGPRHGGANEAVIRMLTEIGSLDNVDDFVASVKQGNGRLQGFGHRVYKSYDPRARIVKQTADEVFEITGKNPLLDIALKLEEVALSDEYFTSRKLYPNVDFYSGLIYQAMGFPIEMFPVLFAIPRTSGWLAHWLELLEQDQRIARPRQLYIGPDERPYVPLDKR
- a CDS encoding sigma-70 family RNA polymerase sigma factor, with translation MTRAGLLSAEEERALALAIRAGRRAASAVVLPGDGEGQLRVREAIRAGLDARHRLISANLGWVITLSRRAYAGSVSIDELLQAGVIGLLLAVEHFDPARGRFTTYATFLVRQEIHRAIEDAGPGLRLRLKVRREAAQVHAARQELRPLLGRSPSQTEVAKATGLSEAAVRRVMPVGIAPVSLDADDRSVDVMLQDPGARVEEEVMAKARASAARVLLGALTPHQQRVVRLRFGLDDGEERNRAEVGRLLSVSRERVRQIELEAFERLRRAARVQGLGELVG
- a CDS encoding deoxyribonuclease IV, with amino-acid sequence MQIGAHVKTGDPLAAAAETGADLVQIFVSDPQSWKTPKPRADADELKASGVPIYVHSPYLVNLASPNNKIRIPSRKILQECCDAAADLQARAVIVHGGHVTADDSVEAGVDRWVKALDQLTTTVPIFLENTAGGDHAMARHFDTIARLWDAIGDRVGFCLDTCHAHAAGEDLAGAVERILAITGRIDLVHCNDSKDPLGSGRDRHEHLGSGTIPPDMLAEVVRNAGAPVVCETPPDGQKDDIAWVREQVD
- the tesB gene encoding acyl-CoA thioesterase II; the encoded protein is MTQDAVDELCALLDLEPIEVNIFRGVSPKEDRQRVFGGQVAGQALVAAGRTVAQGTVHSLHAYFLRPGDPNIPILYDVDRIRDGRSFTTRRVVAIQHGRAIFNLSASFHVDEQGPDHQLPMPDVPDPESLATFKERMEPFKETLGDWYDRDRPIDIRHVSGSPMERRGREPLPPAQQVWMRADGRLPDEPLLHACVVAYASDLTLLDTTTLPHALSAFEDHHRLMMASLDHAMWFHRPFRADEWLLYDMESPSASGARGFARGSIYTRDGALVVSVAQEGLVRPLDVDAPAGADAG